A single genomic interval of Littorina saxatilis isolate snail1 linkage group LG17, US_GU_Lsax_2.0, whole genome shotgun sequence harbors:
- the LOC138953254 gene encoding uncharacterized protein, with protein MELLTNDLDFVARRPGATLTQLDDLDFVARRPGATFTQLDDLDFVARRPGATLTQLDDLDFVARRPGATLTQLDDLDFVARRPGATLTQLDDLDFVARRPGATLTQLDDLDFVARRPGATLTQLDDLDFVARRPGATLTQLDDLDFVARRPGATLTQLDDLDFVARRPGATLTQLDDLDFVARRPGATLTQLDDLDFVARRPGATLTQLDDLDFVARRPGATLTQLDDLDFVARRPGATLTHLDDLDFVARRPGATLTHLDDLDFVARRPGATLTHLDDLDFVARQPGATLTHLDDLDFVARRPGATLTHLDDLDFVARRPGATLTHLDDLDFVARRPGATLTHLDDLDFVARRPGATLTHLDDLDFVARRPGATLIQLQLLA; from the exons ATGGAGTTGCTTACGA ATGACCTCGACTTCGTTGCAAGACGACCAGGCGCTACTCTCACACAACTAGATGACCTCGACTTCGTTGCAAGACGACCAGGCGCTACTTTCACACAACTAGATGACCTCGACTTTGTTGCAAGACGACCAGGCGCTACTCTCACACAACTAGATGACCTCGACTTTGTTGCAAGACGACCAGGCGCTACTCTCACACAACTAGATGACCTCGACTTCGTTGCAAGACGACCAGGCGCTACTCTCACACAACTAGATGACCTCGACTTCGTTGCAAGACGACCAGGCGCTACTCTCACACAACTAGATGACCTCGACTTCGTTGCAAGACGACCAGGCGCTACTCTCACACAACTAGATGACCTCGACTTTGTTGCAAGACGACCAGGCGCTACTCTCACACAACTAGATGACCTCGACTTTGTTGCAAGACGACCAGGCGCTACTCTCACACAACTAGATGACCTCGACTTCGTTGCAAGACGACCAGGCGCTACTCTCACACAACTAGATGACCTCGACTTCGTTGCAAGACGACCAGGCGCTACTCTCACACAACTAGATGACCTCGACTTCGTTGCAAGACGACCAGGCGCTACTCTCACACAACTAGATGACCTCGACTTCGTTGCAAGACGACCAGGCGCTACTCTCACACAACTAGATGACCTCGACTTCGTTGCAAGACGACCAGGCGCTACTCTCACACACCTAGATGACCTCGACTTCGTTGCAAGACGACCAGGCGCTACTCTCACACACCTAGATGACCTCGACTTTGTTGCAAGACGACCAGGCGCTACTCTCACACACCTAGATGACCTCGACTTTGTTGCAAGACAACCAGGCGCTACTCTCACACACCTAGATGACCTCGACTTCGTTGCAAGACGACCAGGCGCTACCCTCACACACCTAGATGACCTCGACTTCGTTGCAAGACGACCAGGCGCTACCCTCACACACCTAGATGACCTCGACTTCGTTGCAAGACGACCAGGCGCTACTCTCACACACCTAGATGACCTCGACTTTGTTGCAAGACGACCAGGCGCTACTCTCACACACCTAGATGACCTCGACTTCGTTGCAAGACGACCAGGCGCTACTCTCATACAACTACAACTACTCGCCTAG